One genomic region from Mytilus trossulus isolate FHL-02 chromosome 9, PNRI_Mtr1.1.1.hap1, whole genome shotgun sequence encodes:
- the LOC134684383 gene encoding xanthine dehydrogenase-like, protein MCDGWEITTIEGISDVIPKRLAKYNGSQCGYCSPGQVMNMHALLDLNQGQVTMKQVEDAYDNVICRCTGYRPILDAMKSFAQDSLTMKKASTIDIEELGRAFCSKTGKCCQGKCHPRAGQQLQVVGSDAVWYRPDTFDQLFKILADNSGKKTRMVFGNTGQGVYYKDLNLASFDVLIDIRGIQGLYSVNFDPTVVLGAGLSINQLIDVFTRSQQEPSLGYLVHIRDMLKRVAGTSVRSMASWAGNLMMKHLHPEFQSDVYVSLESANVKLIIADSSGSNTIPISQFLKTDMTNKIIVAMEVPAMTDDYMVRLYKVAQRAENSHSYINAGIRMKIANPKVMVIEKPCIVFSGIAKDFFILEAVGNAAGAIYKSGALPLLRPLSSGQQSYDTKPMEWPLTEPLIKLEALDQCTGKAEYINDIPEYKDTLYAAFVTSTVGNAKLQSMDSTKALSIPGVLKFITAKDIPGKNDCVASIPGIPTSPEEILCGGDVMYAGQALAIIVAVDEETANRAAAQVQVTYSDQKTPILSIDDGIAQGSFIPSIITKPLVKGDAQTAITNSTKQITGTISFGEQQHFQMETQISYCRPTDEGMNVEASTQWLDNTQKAVSNVLGVPINRVNVTVKRLGGAYGSKLTRNAIVAAGCALTAHIMNRPVKLNLEFHTNMKMVGRRFAYRADYTVGCTDQGKLNGIKMTVYSDSGYLGNEDPLNGVFGHIDNGYFCDNWNVTPKTVRTNKPVNTFCRAPDSAPGIFIIESVMEHISKELNLDPTSVRILNLYNKGQTTPANKPLPYCNIRQLTTDLMTSAGVTQRKDSIKAFNQVNRWKKKGLSVVPAKFGIGYAYVHYNAIVNIYAWDGSISIAHGGIEMGQGINTKVAQVCAFELGVPLDIITVKSNTTTSNANDFASGGSTTSELCCLAVLNCCQALKARMAPVKAKMKNPTWPQLAQMCQHAKVDLSERYCVYEPGKTEDEPQYNSYGVTCTEVEFDVLTGQYLINRVDLLYDCGESMNPMIDVGQVEGAFVMGLGYWLTEQVKFDPQSGRLLTDSTWEYKPPMAKDIPIDFRIQLLKNAPNPKGVLRSKGNSFALRKHI, encoded by the exons ATGTGTGATGGCTGGGAAATAACAACCATAGAAGGTATAAGTGATGTCATACCAAAACGTCTAGCCAAATACAATGGTTCACAGTGTGGATACTGCAGTCCTGGTCAGGTCATGAATATGCATGC ATTACTGGACTTGAACCAAGGGCAAGTTACCATGAAACAAGTAGAGGATGCGTATGACAATGTCATCTGCAGATGTACAG GATATAGACCAATTCTGGATGCGATGAAATCATTTGCACAGGACTCACTAACCATGAAAAAAGCTTCAACTATTGACATTGAG GAACTAGGAAGAGCCTTTTGTTCAAAAACTGGAAAATGCTGCCAGGGAAAATGTCACCCACGAGCAGGCCAACAGCTTCAGGTAGTAGGCAGTGATGCAGTATGGTATAGGCCTGACACGTTTGATCAACTATTCAAAATATTAGCAGACAATTCTGGGAAGAAAACAAGGATGGTGTTCGGAAACACAGGACAAG gTGTCTACTACAAAGACTTGAACCTGGCTAGTTTTGATGTACTTATCGATATAAGAGGAATACAGGGTCTGTATAGTGTAAAT TTTGATCCAACAGTTGTACTTGGTGCTGGTTTGTCCATTAATCAGTTGATTGATGTATTCACAAGATCCCAACAAGAGCCATCTCTTGGTTACCTTGTACACATACGTGACATGCTAAAAAGAGTTGCTGGAACATCTGTCAGAAGT ATGGCATCCTGGGCAGGAAACTTAATGATGAAACATCTCCATCCAGAATTTCAGTCAGATGTCTACGTTTCCTTGGAATCAGCAAATGTTAAGCTTATCATAG CGGATAGTTCTGGATCTAATACGATACCAATCAGCCAATTTCTTAAGACAGAtatgacaaacaaaataatagttGCCATGGAGGTACCAGCTATGACCGATGATTACATGGTTAGATTGTATAAGGTTGCACAAAGAGCAGAG AACTCGCACTCGTACATTAATGCTGGTATTAGGATGAAGATTGCAAACCCAAAAGTTATGGTGATAGAAAAGCCATGTATTGTTTTCTCTGGAATAGCGAAAGACTTT TTTATTCTAGAAGCTGTTGGCAATGCAGCAGGagctatatataaaagtggTGCATTGCCATTGTTAAGACCACTTTCATCCGGACAACAATCATATGACACAAAACCAATGGAATGGCCACTTACGGAACCATTAATCAAATTAGAAGCTCTTGACCAG TGCACTGGAAAAGCAGAATATATCAACGACATTCCTGAATATAAAGATACTTTGTATGCTGCTTTTGTCACTAGTACGGTTGGAAATGCAAAACTTCAGAGCATGGATTCTACGAAAGCATtg AGTATTCCAGGAGTACTAAAATTCATAACAGCCAAGGACATACCCGGTAAAAATGATTGTGTTGCATCCATTCCAGGCATTCCTACCTCCCCCGAAGAA attctATGTGGCGGTGATGTGATGTACGCTGGTCAAGCTTTGGCAATTATAGTGGCAG tgGACGAAGAAACGGCCAACAGAGCTGCTGCACAAGTACAAGTGACGTATTCAGACCAAAAGACGCCAATTCTTTCTATAGATGATGGCATAGCACAGGGCTCGTTCATCCCAAGCATTATAACAAAACCATTGGTAAAAGGAGATGCTCAAA CTGCTATCACAAACAGTACGAAACAAATTACTGGAACCATAAGTTTTGGAGAAcaacaacattttcaaatggAAACACAG ATCAGTTACTGCAGACCAACAGATGAAGGGATGAATGTAGAAGCCTCTACGCAATGGTTAGACAATACACAAAAAGCTGTTTCAAACGTTTTAGGTGTACCGATAAACAG GGTAAATGTGACGGTAAAAAGACTTGGTGGAGCATATGGTTCAAAGTTGACTAGGAATGCTATCGTAGCTGCAGGTTGTGCATTAACAGCTCATATTATGAATAG gCCAGTCAAATTGAATTTGGAGTTTCATACAAACATGAAAATGGTCGGAAGAAGATTTGCCTACCGAGCTGATTATACG GTTGGGTGTACCGATCAAGGAAAATTAAATGGTATCAAAATGACAGTTTATAGCGACTCTGGTTATCTTGGAAACGAAGATCCGCTGAATGGTGTATTTGGACATATCGATAACG GATACTTCTGTGACAATTGGAATGTAACACCAAAGACCGTCAGGACGAACAAACCAGTAAATACGTTTTGTCGAGCACCAG attCGGCACCAGGAATTTTTATCATAGAATCAGTTATGGAACATATTTCTAAGGAACTGAATTTAGACCCAACAAGTGTTAGGATACTAAATCTTTATAACAAAGGACAg ACCACACCTGCGAATAAACCATTGCCATACTGCAATATCAGACAACTTACAACAGACCTAATGACTTCCGCTGGAGTAACACAGAGAAAGGACTCTATTAAAGCTTTCAACCAG gTAAATAGGTGGAAGAAAAAGGGTTTATCTGTAGTACCAGCTAAGTTTGGAATCGGATACGCATACGTCCATTACAATGccattgtaaatatatatgctTGGGATGGAAGTATATCTATCGCTCATGGTGGGATTGAAATGGGCCAAGGAATCAATACTAAG GTAGCACAGGTGTGTGCATTTGAGCTTGGAGTGCCTCTGGATATAATAACAGTAAAATcaaacacaacaacatctaaTGCCAATGATTTTGCCAGCGGTGGTAGTACAACTAGTGAATTATGCTGTTTG GCTGTTTTGAACTGTTGTCAAGCATTAAAAGCAAGAATGGCTCCAGTAAAAGCTAAGATGAAAAATCCAACATGGCCACAGTTGGCACAGATGTGTCAACATGCAAAAGTTGACTTGTCAGAAAGATATTG tgTTTATGAGCCTGGTAAGACTGAGGATGAACCACAGTACAACAGCTACGGTGTCACATGTACAGAAGTCGAATTCGACGTTCTTACTGGCCAATACCTCATCAATAGAGTAGATCTTCTGTATGACTGTGGGGAGAG tATGAACCCCATGATAGACGTAGGGCAAGTGGAAGGTGCCTTTGTAATGGGACTCGGATACTGGCTGACAGAACAGGTTAAGTTTGACCCTCAGTCTGGAAGACTATTGACTGATAGTACATGg GAATACAAGCCACCAATGGCCAAAGACATTCCAATTGACTTTAGAATACAGTTGTTAAAAAATGCTCCAAACCCTAAAGGCGTTCTAAGATCAAAAGGTAACAGTTTTGCATTACGCAAGCATATATAG